The nucleotide sequence AGTGCAAGAGCTCCGCTAGATGGTGAAATGCGTCTAACTCTTGCAGATTGACGGTGGGCTCCCCCTCAGTGCGGGCACTAGATTCGATGGTGAGATAGCCCAATTTGAGAATGAGGCGGCGATCGCTTTCCTCCGGCAGCAGGGGCAGTACTTCCTCTAATGGAATCTGCTGAGTGAAGTAATCCTGAATGCGCGTCGAGAGGGCGGCGCGATCCTCTGGACTGCTGGCGAAGGCAGCCGACAGTTTGTCGGCCATCGTGACAATTTCTTGGGACTCTAGCACTCCGTCAGCCCAAGCCATAGCTGTCACAGCTCGGAGAATGTTCATTTGTTTGGGAGAGATCGCGGGAGGGGGAGGAGTCGTCAGCATAGGTCTCACCTCTTGTAGCAGCTATTGCATTGACGCTCTCCCACCAACCCTAAAGGGTATGGAGTGAGATTCCCGTTTCACAGACCCTTAACTAGAGCAGTCTAATGACTAACTCCCCGCCAGACCGTCTCCGCAGGCATTTTAATTTAACGTCCACGGTGCGCCCCACCGCCGACGAAGAACCAGTACAAAACTGTATGTTCAACCTCTTGCGCACAAAGTTTTAGCCTCAGCACGATTTAGCTGAGGAACCCCATAGCTTGTTTTCAAGCTTCAGCAAGGGTTCGCCACCTCCCTATCAATCACGTTTCTGCTCTCGGAGTCCAGTTATGGATATCCTGCAAGGGCCGTCGCCGTGCGATAAAGCAATGTTAGCTTTGGCGGATTCCCATCGCAAGCCAAACTTTG is from Synechococcus sp. PCC 7336 and encodes:
- a CDS encoding TerB family tellurite resistance protein, which translates into the protein MLTTPPPPAISPKQMNILRAVTAMAWADGVLESQEIVTMADKLSAAFASSPEDRAALSTRIQDYFTQQIPLEEVLPLLPEESDRRLILKLGYLTIESSARTEGEPTVNLQELDAFHHLAELLHLPADVVHEVSEEAKAELGDNGADPLEVLVNGFSRHYA